One genomic region from Dehalobacter restrictus DSM 9455 encodes:
- a CDS encoding indolepyruvate oxidoreductase subunit beta, with protein MNIILAGVGGQGIVLASKVIAQSAMQKGLKVRTAETIGMAQRGGCVVSHVRIGENIHAPLVALKTADLVLGFEPAEAVRALPFLKPQGTVIVSQKAIKPVTASLSAEGYEGKTMLDYLQNSVSRFYIVDSDAVCSVCGSPKVLNTALLGAAAGSGVLGFTLTDMETALESVLPAKLLDMNIQALRAGAQNIEEGNICV; from the coding sequence ATGAATATTATCTTAGCTGGGGTAGGCGGTCAGGGAATTGTCCTGGCTTCCAAAGTTATTGCCCAATCCGCGATGCAAAAAGGCTTAAAAGTTCGTACAGCGGAGACGATCGGCATGGCCCAGCGGGGTGGCTGCGTCGTCAGCCATGTAAGGATCGGTGAAAATATTCACGCTCCGCTGGTAGCATTGAAGACAGCTGATCTGGTGCTAGGCTTTGAACCCGCGGAAGCTGTACGGGCGCTTCCTTTTTTAAAGCCGCAAGGGACCGTCATTGTCAGTCAAAAAGCGATTAAACCGGTCACAGCTTCACTCTCGGCTGAAGGTTATGAGGGGAAGACGATGCTGGACTATCTGCAAAACAGTGTCAGCCGGTTCTATATTGTGGATAGCGATGCAGTCTGTTCTGTCTGCGGCTCACCAAAAGTCTTAAACACTGCCTTACTCGGTGCAGCAGCAGGCAGCGGTGTACTTGGCTTTACACTTACGGACATGGAAACTGCTCTGGAAAGCGTATTGCCGGCTAAACTGCTGGACATGAACATTCAGGCCCTTCGGGCCGGTGCCCAAAACATAGAAGAGGGGAATATTTGTGTATGA